From a region of the Cucumis sativus cultivar 9930 chromosome 6, Cucumber_9930_V3, whole genome shotgun sequence genome:
- the LOC101214551 gene encoding glycerol-3-phosphate acyltransferase 1 produces MAVFPRLLLKLIECVLYQLLANSCYKAAKKVKQYGFTFTSLFVTTNPSLKTPSNNSSSSSFYPHVSKCSLKNRASQTLVCDLNVLLNSSKTYSFFPYFMLVSFEGGTIFRALILLISWPFLCLLDWESKFKAMIFISFCGLPIKDMTNVSKAVLPKFFLENLNLHVFEVFQATGSKVVFTSAPRVMVEGFLRNYLNVNDVVGTELQTYGRYYTGLLSQNGLLVKHKALLEYFGEQKPDLGIGSPNLHDHLFISLCKEGYVVNKEEEKKKGEVVGRERYPKPLIFHDGRLAFLPTPFASLCTFLWIPFGILLAIYRISLGIFLPYKLGLCLGHWSGLNVTLKGYTTTKTTKTTTKKGGVLFVCSHRTLLDPVFLSALIGKPLVAVTYSLSKFSEVIAPIKTVRLSREREKDGKKMQKLLEQGDLVVCPEGTTCREPYLLRFSPLFAELTDEIVPVAVDSWVSMFYGTTASGLKWLDPIFFLMNPRASYHMVVLPKIPKEKTCGGGGKSSYEVANYVQRQLGDVLGFQCTNLTRKDKYLMLAGNEGVVLQHHHQNSSKTTT; encoded by the exons atggCTGTTTTTCCAAGGCTTCTTTTGAAGCTCATAGAATGTGTTTTGTACCAACTCTTAGCCAATTCATGTTACAAAGCAgctaaaaaagtaaaacaatatGGTTTTACCTTTACTTCCCTTTTTGTTACTACAAACCCATCTCTCAAAACACCCAGtaataattcttcttcttcttctttttaccCTCACGTCTCCAAATGTAGCCTTAAAAACAGAGCATCCCAAACTCTTGTTTGTGATTTAAATGTACTTTTAAACTCCTCAAAAACCTACTCTTTTTTCCCTTATTTCATGCTTGTTTCCTTTGAAGGTGGCACCATTTTTAGAGCTTTAATCTTGCTTATTTCGTGGCCATTTCTTTGTCTCTTGGACTGGGAATCCAAATTCAAAGCtatgattttcatttctttttgtggGCTACCAATTAAGGACATGACCAATGTTAGTAAGGCTGTTCTCCCTAAGTTTTTTCTTGAGAATCTCAACCTCCATGTTTTTGAAGTCTTTCAAGCTACTGGCTCTAAGGTTGTGTTTACTAGTGCTCCTAGAGTTATGGTGGAAGggtttttgagaaattatttgaatgtTAACGATGTCGTAGGGACTGAATTGCAAACTTATGGACGTTACTACACTGGTCTTCTGTCTCAAAATGGTTTGCTTGTCAAACATAAAGCTTTACTTGAGTATTTTGGAGAACAGAAGCCTGATCTTGGTATTGGATCTCCAAATCTTCATGATCAtcttttcatctctctttGCAAG GAAGGATATGTTGTGAacaaggaggaggagaagaaaaaaggagaagtAGTAGGGAGAGAAAGATATCCAAAGCCATTAATATTTCACGATGGAAGATTAGCATTTTTACCAACTCCATTTGCAAGTCTTTGCACATTCCTATGGATTCCTTTTGGTATTTTGCTAGCAATTTACAGAATTTCACTAGGCATTTTCCTTCCTTACAAATTGGGTCTTTGTTTAGGCCATTGGAGTGGGTTAAACGTAACTCTAAAAGGATACACAACGACGAAAACGACGAAGACGACAACAAAAAAAGGAGGAGTTCTATTTGTTTGTAGCCACAGAACACTCTTAGACCCCGTTTTTTTAAGCGCATTAATTGGTAAACCATTAGTTGCTGTTACATATAGTTTAAGCAAATTCTCAGAAGTCATAGCTCCAATTAAAACAGTGAGATTgagtagagagagagagaaagatggtaaaaaaatgcaaaaattaCTCGAACAAGGGGATTTGGTTGTTTGTCCTGAAGGGACGACATGTCGAGAGCCGTATTTGTTGAGATTTAGTCCACTTTTTGCTGAATTGACAGATGAAATAGTACCTGTTGCTGTGGATTCATGGGTTAGTATGTTCTATGGGACAACAGCAAGTGGATTAAAATGGCTGGATCCAATATTCTTTTTGATGAATCCAAGAGCTAGTTATCATATGGTTGTTCTTCCTAAGAttccaaaggaaaaaacatgTGGTGGTGGAGGAAAATCAAGTTACGAAGTTGCTAATTATGTTCAAAGACAATTGGGTGATGTTTTGGGATTTCAATGTACTAACCTTACTAGAAAGGATAAGTATTTGATGTTGGCTGGGAATGAAGGTGTTGTACTACAACATCATCACCAAAACTCCtcaaaaacaacaacatag